From a region of the Sminthopsis crassicaudata isolate SCR6 chromosome 6, ASM4859323v1, whole genome shotgun sequence genome:
- the LOC141547470 gene encoding olfactory receptor 10AG1-like, whose product MKYEQIMTGSNFTNVMGYILLGFSEDPNLQALLFGIFLILYVSILLGNGFIIVITKTDSTLQTPMYFFLGNFSFLEICYTSVTLPKMLTDLCTKNRNISFMECAIQLCFFLIFGVTECFLLTAMAYDRYVAVCKPLYYPLIMNHKVCVCLVIASWIGAIPGQIGQTYQIFSLPFCGSNELNHAFCDITPILEVACGDISMNEFAIYAATVVFAVVPFLLILTSYIRIITSILKLQSAKGRHKAFSTCSSHLIIVSLFFGSGIIMYLRPKSSHFAGTDKVLSLFYNMVTPMFNPLIYTLRNKDVIIAMKKMLSTNLVKQ is encoded by the coding sequence atgaaatatgaacaaataatgacaGGATCCAATTTTACTAATGTGATGGGATATATTCTCCTGGGATTTTCAGAAGATCCCAATCTTCAAGCACttctgtttgggattttcttaatcCTCTATGTGAGTATTCTTTTAGGAAATGGATTTATCATTGTCATAACCAAGACTGATTCAACTCTCCAAACaccaatgtattttttccttggaaacttttcatttttggaaatttgttacaccTCAGTCACCCTTCCTAAAATGCTGACGGATCTTTGTACCAagaatagaaatatttctttcatgGAATGTGCTATCCagctttgtttctttcttatttttgggGTCACTGAGTGTTTTCTCTTGACTGCCATGGCATATGACCGTTATGTGGCTGTTTGCAAGCCACTCTATTATCCCCTCATCATGAACCACAAGGTTTGTGTCTGTTTGGTGATTGCTTCTTGGATTGGTGCAATTCCTGGTCAGATAGGGCAGACATATcagattttctctcttcccttctgtgGCTCAAACGAACTCAATCATGCTTTCTGTGACATCACCCCAATACTGGAGGTGGCCTGTGGGGACATCTCTATGAATGAATTTGCCATCTATGCTGCTACTGTGGTATTTGCCGTGGTCCCTTTTCTATTGATACTTACATCCTACATCAGAATCATTACCAGTATCTTGAAATTGCAATCAGCTAAAGGGAGGCACAAAGCCTTCTCAACTTGTTCCTCTCATCTCATAATAGTTTCATTATTCTTTGGATCTGGCATTATTATGTATTTGAGACCAAAGTCCAGCCATTTTGCAGGAACAGATAAAgtgctttctcttttttacaaCATGGTGACCCCAATGTTCAACCCCCTGATATATACTTTAAGGAACAAGGATGTCATCatagcaatgaaaaaaatgttatctacaaaTCTTGTTAAACAATAG